One Anaerobacillus alkaliphilus DNA window includes the following coding sequences:
- the gndA gene encoding NADP-dependent phosphogluconate dehydrogenase, which translates to MSKQQIGVIGLAVMGKNLALNIESRGYTVSVFNRSSEKTEEMLRESSGKNIVGTYSIEEFVQSLETPRKILLMVKAGTPTDATIEQLKPALNKGDIIIDGGNTFFVDTQRRNKELSALGIHFIGTGVSGGEEGALKGPSIMPGGQKEAYDLVENILKDISAKVDDDPCCTYIGPDGAGHYVKMVHNGIEYGDMQLISEAYFLMKHALGLDAREFHEIFAEWNKGELDSYLIEITADIFTKTDEETGKPLVDVILDTAGQKGTGKWTSQSALDLGVPLPIITESVFARFISAMKDERVKASEVLKGPEPVTLNEDKQSFIEAVRKALYMSKICSYAQGFAQMRAASNEYDWNLSYGDIAMIFRGGCIIRAAFLQKIKDAYDRDPHLPNLLLDTYFKDIVEGYQGALREVIGHAITRGIPVPCFSSALAYFDSYRTASLPANLLQAQRDYFGAHTYQRIDKEGIFHTEWMEK; encoded by the coding sequence ATGTCGAAACAACAAATAGGTGTAATTGGTTTAGCGGTAATGGGAAAAAACTTAGCTTTAAACATTGAGAGCAGAGGCTACACAGTATCCGTTTTTAATCGTTCTTCAGAAAAAACGGAAGAAATGTTACGAGAATCTAGTGGAAAAAATATTGTAGGTACATATAGCATTGAAGAGTTTGTTCAATCATTAGAAACACCTCGAAAAATTTTATTAATGGTCAAAGCAGGAACACCAACCGATGCAACAATTGAACAACTAAAGCCGGCACTCAATAAGGGTGACATTATTATCGATGGTGGAAATACCTTTTTTGTCGATACGCAACGAAGAAATAAAGAATTAAGTGCCCTAGGAATCCATTTTATTGGTACTGGGGTTTCAGGCGGCGAAGAAGGTGCTCTTAAAGGACCTTCGATCATGCCAGGTGGACAAAAAGAAGCTTACGATCTAGTGGAGAATATTCTTAAAGATATTTCTGCAAAAGTAGATGATGACCCTTGTTGTACTTATATTGGTCCTGATGGTGCTGGCCATTATGTAAAGATGGTACACAACGGAATTGAGTATGGTGATATGCAGTTAATTTCAGAAGCATATTTTTTAATGAAACATGCCTTAGGCTTAGACGCCAGGGAGTTTCACGAAATATTTGCCGAGTGGAACAAAGGTGAACTAGACAGTTATTTAATTGAAATCACCGCTGATATTTTCACAAAAACTGATGAAGAAACAGGAAAGCCACTCGTTGATGTTATTTTAGATACAGCTGGGCAAAAAGGGACTGGAAAATGGACCAGTCAAAGTGCCTTAGATCTTGGTGTACCGTTGCCAATCATTACGGAGTCTGTCTTTGCACGATTTATTTCAGCTATGAAAGATGAACGTGTAAAAGCTAGTGAGGTATTAAAAGGCCCAGAACCAGTCACATTAAATGAGGATAAACAGTCATTCATTGAGGCCGTTCGTAAAGCTCTTTATATGAGCAAAATTTGTTCCTATGCCCAAGGCTTTGCACAAATGAGAGCTGCTTCAAACGAGTATGATTGGAATTTAAGCTATGGTGATATCGCGATGATTTTTAGGGGTGGTTGTATAATTAGAGCCGCATTCCTCCAAAAGATTAAAGATGCTTACGATCGTGATCCACATCTACCAAACTTACTGCTTGATACTTATTTCAAGGATATTGTAGAGGGCTATCAAGGAGCTCTACGAGAAGTAATCGGTCATGCGATTACTCGTGGAATTCCTGTCCCTTGTTTTTCAAGTGCCTTGGCTTATTTTGATAGTTACCGTACTGCTTCCTTACCTGCCAACCTTCTTC